A single region of the Patescibacteria group bacterium genome encodes:
- a CDS encoding 4-alpha-glucanotransferase has protein sequence MSKIVGTAAPLSCLWESGGRSKKPEAGTTAAGIVFLGWLKATGQKAWQLLPLSETHLEPGSRVKRASSPYQGYGIGFGTRYLPPAGRRLRPTRRQWSVFVRENRGWLDDYSLFAALAAHFGTDDWTVWEAAIRDREPQAMRRWRRRLDASWRREALTQWRLRTAFLGLRAAASAAGVELIGDLPFYLPNRSPLVWAHRECFDLDRNGRSRAVSGVPDGPRSHFGRQVWGHPLYDWRRPARVLRLWRLRLDFYAGFYDLLRLDHAKGFFNFGAMDPIDPSRDAIRTGPGMAALRRVIASARGLKLGLFAEDAGDRLRGLRRTLRQLKIPGIRQLRFAYNEKRRRLERNYADVAAYPENCLVYTSTHDTETLVGYLRLLTAAERRLLCAHVGVPSSADHRIMARRLIGALVASPARRVIVPVQDWLGSTRRINIPGTEKPTADPNWRYRLERPIKKMPSLEWLGLPRS, from the coding sequence ATGTCAAAGATCGTCGGGACCGCCGCACCGCTTTCCTGTCTGTGGGAGTCTGGCGGGCGGTCAAAGAAGCCCGAGGCCGGCACTACGGCCGCCGGGATCGTTTTTCTCGGCTGGCTCAAGGCGACCGGGCAGAAAGCCTGGCAGCTTTTGCCGCTCTCGGAGACCCATCTGGAGCCGGGATCGCGAGTGAAACGCGCGTCTTCGCCGTATCAGGGGTATGGCATCGGTTTCGGCACGCGTTATCTGCCGCCGGCGGGCCGTCGCCTCCGGCCGACGCGTCGGCAGTGGTCCGTTTTTGTCCGCGAGAACAGAGGCTGGCTCGACGATTATTCGTTGTTCGCGGCGCTGGCTGCGCATTTCGGAACCGATGACTGGACCGTCTGGGAAGCGGCTATCCGCGACCGCGAACCGCAGGCCATGAGGCGCTGGCGGCGGCGTCTGGACGCGAGCTGGCGGCGCGAGGCCCTGACCCAGTGGCGTCTGCGGACGGCCTTCCTCGGGTTGCGGGCCGCGGCTTCAGCCGCCGGCGTCGAACTCATCGGCGATCTGCCGTTCTATCTGCCGAACCGCAGTCCGCTGGTCTGGGCGCATCGGGAGTGTTTCGATCTCGACCGGAATGGCCGGTCGCGCGCCGTGTCCGGCGTGCCCGACGGTCCGCGGTCGCATTTCGGCCGGCAGGTCTGGGGCCATCCTTTATATGATTGGCGGCGGCCGGCTCGCGTTCTCCGACTCTGGCGCCTGCGGTTGGATTTTTACGCCGGCTTTTACGATCTGTTGCGACTGGATCACGCCAAGGGGTTCTTCAATTTCGGCGCCATGGATCCGATTGATCCGTCCCGCGACGCTATCCGCACCGGACCTGGCATGGCGGCGCTTCGCCGGGTGATCGCCAGCGCCCGCGGCCTGAAACTCGGACTGTTCGCGGAGGACGCCGGCGATCGTCTGCGAGGATTGCGCCGGACCCTGCGGCAGCTGAAAATTCCCGGGATCCGGCAGCTGCGGTTCGCTTATAACGAAAAACGCCGACGCCTGGAACGGAATTACGCCGACGTCGCCGCTTACCCCGAGAACTGCCTGGTCTACACCAGCACCCATGACACCGAGACCTTGGTCGGCTACCTGCGGTTGCTGACCGCCGCGGAGCGCCGGTTGCTTTGCGCTCATGTCGGTGTGCCGTCCAGTGCCGATCACCGGATCATGGCCCGGCGGCTGATTGGAGCCCTGGTCGCGTCGCCGGCCCGCCGCGTCATCGTGCCGGTTCAGGATTGGCTGGGTTCGACCAGACGCATCAATATTCCCGGGACCGAAAAACCGACCGCTGATCCCAACTGGCGTTATCGCCTGGAGCGGCCGATAAAAAAAATGCCCAGCCTGGAGTGGTTGGGATTGCCGCGTTCCTGA
- a CDS encoding epoxyqueuosine reductase QueH, with amino-acid sequence MSEKILLHTCCAPCSIAVIDELRASREVVVFFYNPNIYPAAEYDKRKAEVVRVCREWGIRMIDADHEPQVWEEAVGVLGAITEGGSRCAACCRLRLAAAAARARDLGIAVFATSLSSGRQKNSSVINDLGRAIAGEFGLIFLDEDWKKKGRSEKARQLVAERGIYRQRYCGCRYSLAAAEISARGK; translated from the coding sequence ATGTCCGAAAAGATCCTGCTCCACACCTGCTGCGCTCCTTGCAGCATCGCCGTCATCGATGAATTGCGCGCCAGCCGCGAAGTCGTCGTCTTTTTCTATAATCCCAATATCTATCCCGCGGCGGAATACGACAAAAGGAAGGCAGAGGTCGTCCGGGTCTGCCGGGAGTGGGGGATCAGGATGATTGATGCTGACCACGAGCCGCAGGTCTGGGAAGAGGCGGTCGGCGTCCTGGGTGCGATCACAGAAGGCGGCTCGCGCTGCGCGGCCTGCTGCCGCCTGCGTCTCGCCGCCGCGGCGGCCCGGGCGCGCGATCTGGGCATAGCGGTTTTCGCGACCAGCCTCTCGAGCGGCCGCCAGAAAAACTCTTCCGTCATCAATGATCTCGGCCGCGCTATCGCCGGCGAATTCGGATTGATCTTTCTCGACGAGGATTGGAAAAAGAAAGGCCGGTCGGAGAAAGCGCGGCAGCTGGTCGCCGAGCGCGGCATCTATCGCCAGCGTTATTGCGGCTGCCGATACTCTTTGGCAGCAGCAGAAATCTCGGCTCGCGGAAAATAA
- a CDS encoding HlyD family efflux transporter periplasmic adaptor subunit — MMLKISKFKIASLVAVVLVILGYGGYRWFGGGSAAGVKYATTAVERGTLVISVSGTGQIAAKDQVDLKAEVSGDLTGTYAVKDQQVRTGDLLFAFDSRTAQKSIRDAQVSLDDAQAKLDDMLAPPNAQTLLAAESAVAQAERDLSQAASDRVDAETIGVQALQTAYENAYDGTSTTLFKLADYLADLKDVLGNAQGEQEHVRSYRLILGSDSTLVQDTVDDYYAARDAFDETTAYFNGIKRDSPRDAIYGLIGQMVTTTDSVTQALESARRMYDAIVAHDYASLKIAATIDAMRPKIEADITAAYADLGALRDRRTAIDDAVKNAPKLISDADWSFRVATETLEAKRAALADLRDGYTAQEIRSQRNVVAQKEDALSAAREQVANYSIRAPFDGVIASVSDTAKKGSAVSSGAVLAVLVTPQKIATLTLNEIDIAKVKLGQKATVTFDAIEDLTMTGAVVEIDTLGTTTQGVVNYGVQVALDDQDERIKPGMSVSVAIVIDMRPDVLLAPNAAVKSSNGSRYVEILPGATEVGTVTSTAAPERRSVEIGLANDTSTEILSGLKEGDIIVTRTVTSAAAGAAGAASNQSRGGVRIPGVGGFGN; from the coding sequence ATGATGCTCAAGATCAGTAAATTTAAAATCGCGTCCTTGGTCGCTGTCGTGCTAGTTATTCTGGGCTACGGCGGCTATCGCTGGTTCGGCGGCGGGTCGGCGGCCGGCGTGAAGTACGCCACCACTGCCGTGGAACGCGGCACGCTCGTGATTTCCGTTTCCGGCACCGGCCAGATCGCGGCGAAAGATCAGGTTGATCTCAAGGCCGAGGTCTCCGGAGACCTGACTGGAACGTACGCGGTCAAGGATCAGCAGGTGAGAACCGGTGATCTGCTGTTCGCGTTCGATTCCCGCACCGCTCAGAAATCGATCCGCGACGCCCAAGTTTCGCTCGACGACGCCCAGGCCAAATTGGATGACATGCTGGCTCCGCCGAACGCCCAGACGCTGCTCGCGGCCGAATCCGCCGTCGCCCAGGCGGAACGCGATCTGAGCCAGGCCGCGTCCGACCGGGTCGATGCCGAGACCATTGGCGTCCAGGCGCTGCAGACCGCTTATGAGAACGCTTACGACGGTACTTCCACGACCTTGTTCAAATTGGCCGACTACCTCGCGGATCTGAAGGATGTCCTGGGAAATGCGCAGGGCGAACAGGAACACGTCCGTTCTTATCGGCTGATCCTGGGATCCGATTCGACGCTCGTGCAGGATACGGTTGATGATTATTATGCCGCGCGCGACGCTTTCGACGAGACCACGGCTTATTTCAACGGCATCAAGCGCGATAGTCCGCGCGACGCCATTTACGGACTCATCGGCCAGATGGTGACTACGACCGATTCCGTCACTCAGGCTCTGGAAAGCGCCCGGCGCATGTACGACGCGATCGTGGCGCATGATTACGCCTCGCTGAAGATCGCCGCCACCATCGATGCTATGCGGCCCAAGATTGAGGCTGACATCACGGCCGCTTATGCCGATCTGGGCGCATTGCGCGACCGCAGGACGGCGATCGACGATGCTGTGAAGAACGCCCCCAAACTCATCTCGGATGCCGATTGGTCCTTCAGAGTGGCTACCGAAACATTGGAGGCCAAGCGCGCCGCCCTGGCCGATCTGCGCGACGGTTACACCGCCCAGGAGATCAGGTCACAGCGCAATGTCGTGGCGCAGAAGGAAGATGCCTTGAGTGCGGCGCGGGAACAGGTCGCCAACTACAGCATCCGGGCGCCGTTCGACGGCGTCATCGCTTCGGTCAGCGACACGGCCAAGAAAGGGAGCGCAGTCTCGTCGGGCGCGGTCCTGGCCGTGCTCGTGACGCCGCAGAAGATCGCCACGCTCACGCTCAATGAGATCGACATCGCCAAGGTCAAGCTCGGCCAGAAAGCGACGGTGACCTTCGATGCCATCGAGGATCTCACCATGACCGGAGCGGTGGTGGAGATCGACACCCTCGGCACCACGACCCAGGGCGTCGTCAATTACGGCGTGCAGGTGGCGCTCGACGATCAGGACGAACGGATCAAGCCGGGCATGAGTGTTTCCGTAGCGATCGTCATCGACATGAGACCGGACGTGCTGTTAGCGCCGAACGCGGCCGTGAAGAGCAGCAACGGCAGCCGCTACGTCGAGATCCTTCCCGGCGCGACCGAGGTCGGGACCGTCACTTCGACGGCGGCGCCGGAACGCCGCAGCGTTGAGATCGGCCTCGCCAACGATACCTCGACCGAGATCTTGAGCGGCCTCAAAGAGGGCGACATCATCGTCACGCGGACCGTGACCAGCGCCGCTGCGGGCGCCGCGGGTGCGGCGAGCAACCAGTCGCGCGGCGGCGTGCGGATCCCGGGCGTAGGCGGATTCGGAAACTGA
- a CDS encoding prepilin-type N-terminal cleavage/methylation domain-containing protein, with protein sequence MSGYLTARSRRRGAFTLIEILIVIGIIGLLATMGAVAGGGALKKARDTKRKSDLAQFGRFFAISCPMPDAGPGEHDFAVIVSELKAKNPQIAQLVGRIPRDPRRGSDTESYYRYLVSADGRKCAVYANLENAAEVVTNTRITAPEAGGGTGVLRGANVGWNGTDRYFQVSN encoded by the coding sequence ATGAGCGGATATCTTACAGCGCGTTCCCGTCGTCGGGGTGCTTTCACTCTCATCGAGATCCTGATCGTCATCGGCATCATCGGTCTTTTGGCGACCATGGGCGCGGTCGCAGGCGGCGGCGCTCTGAAAAAAGCCCGCGATACGAAACGCAAGAGCGATCTGGCGCAGTTCGGGCGTTTCTTCGCGATCAGTTGTCCGATGCCCGACGCTGGTCCGGGCGAACATGATTTCGCCGTGATCGTCTCGGAGTTGAAGGCCAAGAATCCGCAGATCGCCCAGCTCGTGGGCCGAATCCCGCGCGATCCGCGGCGCGGCAGCGACACCGAATCCTACTATCGCTACCTGGTCTCCGCGGACGGCCGGAAATGCGCGGTCTACGCCAATCTCGAGAATGCCGCGGAAGTCGTGACTAACACCCGGATCACGGCGCCCGAAGCCGGCGGCGGCACCGGCGTGCTGCGCGGCGCAAACGTCGGCTGGAACGGCACGGACCGGTACTTTCAGGTTTCGAATTGA
- a CDS encoding GreA/GreB family elongation factor has protein sequence MQIPQRKSELNRKYAGDGDNFLSAEAIAALQDELRRLERSLPAATEELNRTRDMGDLSENAAYQEAKRRLFGMNGRMLAVKEKLKNAVVIEPGTDELGHVRIGSTVEVSFGGRDKTYVITGSQETDPAAGRISHLSPLGALLLGRRAGDEVKLSATGTVYLIRQVS, from the coding sequence ATGCAGATACCGCAACGCAAATCCGAACTTAACCGCAAATATGCCGGCGACGGCGATAATTTCCTCTCCGCCGAGGCCATCGCCGCTCTTCAGGATGAACTGCGCCGCCTCGAACGGTCGTTGCCGGCCGCGACCGAGGAACTGAATCGCACGCGCGACATGGGCGACCTGTCGGAGAATGCCGCTTATCAGGAAGCCAAACGGCGGCTCTTCGGCATGAACGGCCGGATGTTGGCGGTGAAGGAAAAATTGAAGAATGCCGTCGTGATCGAGCCCGGAACCGACGAACTCGGCCACGTCCGCATCGGCTCCACGGTCGAGGTGAGCTTCGGCGGCCGCGACAAAACTTACGTGATCACCGGTTCCCAAGAGACCGACCCGGCCGCTGGCCGGATCTCGCATCTCTCGCCGCTCGGTGCACTGTTGCTCGGCCGTCGCGCTGGCGACGAAGTGAAATTATCGGCGACCGGAACCGTTTATCTGATCCGTCAGGTCAGCTGA
- a CDS encoding sigma-70 family RNA polymerase sigma factor produces the protein MVTDEQLVADYLSGRAEAFDELVRRYLRPLFNYSLSLAGDKGQAEDAVQETFLKAWRQLRRFDQQRSFRTWIYRVARNATFDLLKKRRTVSFAEFESEDGGNVLIETTEDPEPWPDELFDRALDARLLREALGRLPLPFQEVIDLHHRGELTFREIAEILAEPLDTVKSRYQRGLLRLKKLLADQNQ, from the coding sequence ATGGTAACCGATGAACAACTCGTTGCCGACTATTTATCCGGCCGTGCCGAAGCTTTTGACGAATTGGTCCGGCGTTATCTGCGGCCGTTGTTCAATTATTCGCTGAGTCTGGCCGGCGACAAGGGACAGGCCGAGGACGCCGTGCAGGAAACTTTTCTCAAGGCGTGGCGGCAGCTGCGCCGGTTCGATCAGCAGCGCTCGTTCAGGACCTGGATTTATCGCGTGGCCCGCAACGCGACCTTCGATCTGCTGAAGAAGAGGCGTACCGTGTCTTTCGCGGAGTTCGAGTCCGAAGACGGCGGCAATGTCTTGATCGAGACTACGGAAGATCCCGAGCCCTGGCCGGATGAGCTGTTCGATCGGGCACTCGACGCGCGGCTGCTTCGTGAGGCTCTGGGTCGGCTGCCGCTGCCGTTCCAGGAGGTCATCGACCTGCACCACCGCGGCGAATTGACGTTCCGCGAGATCGCCGAGATCCTGGCCGAGCCTCTGGATACCGTCAAAAGCCGTTATCAGCGCGGCTTGCTCAGATTGAAAAAGCTGCTGGCGGACCAAAATCAATAG
- the mgtE gene encoding magnesium transporter yields the protein MPKGELLRTVDAALSSGDAERCKTAAAGLNLMFVADCINRQTARRVKLFTALSPEAQGPVFVRLTDQARAAVIALLDDDAAALMLQLMDEDDAVDVLQQLTPERQEEILGKVRVDKQAKIEHLFRFAPETAGGLMDLNFIIVRAGYTFAEVAEKIQRHIDRDQRAPLILVADEGGRLLGQLSYKDLILNPQTAQIAKLVRLMPMVPYHSDQEDVVRIARNEQTDVIGVVDDEGLILGTVHVRDLLRIVETEATEDVYRFAGVHHDEEIGDPAHYKIRRRSVWLVVNLFTATLAAFVVSRFQNSISQMSLLAVFMPMVAGEGGNAATQTLAVVVRGLAAGDLTWPEALKVIKREALAGFVNGLIVGAVAAVVAVLFHAPLLLALVLALAMIVNLFVAGLFGAAVPFLLKKIGIDPAIASSIFVTTATDVFGFLVFLGLGTWLLL from the coding sequence ATGCCCAAAGGAGAATTATTGCGGACTGTTGATGCTGCTCTGTCGTCAGGCGATGCCGAACGCTGCAAGACTGCGGCCGCCGGGCTGAATCTCATGTTCGTGGCGGATTGCATCAATCGACAGACTGCTCGACGCGTCAAGTTATTTACTGCCTTGTCGCCTGAAGCGCAGGGACCAGTATTCGTCAGACTTACGGATCAAGCTCGCGCCGCTGTCATCGCTCTTCTGGATGACGACGCGGCTGCTTTGATGCTGCAATTAATGGATGAGGATGACGCCGTCGACGTACTGCAACAACTGACGCCGGAACGGCAGGAGGAGATTTTGGGTAAGGTCCGGGTCGACAAACAGGCCAAGATCGAGCATCTATTCCGGTTCGCGCCGGAGACTGCCGGCGGACTCATGGACCTGAATTTTATCATCGTCAGGGCGGGTTATACCTTTGCCGAGGTGGCAGAGAAGATCCAGAGGCATATTGATCGCGATCAGCGCGCGCCGCTCATTCTGGTAGCCGACGAAGGCGGCCGATTGTTGGGACAACTGTCCTACAAGGACTTGATTCTGAATCCGCAGACGGCGCAGATAGCCAAGTTAGTCAGGTTGATGCCGATGGTTCCGTATCATAGCGACCAGGAAGATGTTGTGCGCATCGCGCGTAATGAGCAGACCGACGTCATTGGCGTGGTTGACGATGAGGGTCTGATCCTGGGCACGGTTCACGTTCGCGACTTGCTGCGCATCGTCGAGACCGAGGCTACCGAGGATGTCTACCGTTTTGCCGGCGTTCACCACGACGAAGAGATCGGCGATCCGGCTCATTACAAGATCAGGCGGCGTTCGGTCTGGCTGGTCGTCAATCTGTTCACGGCCACCTTGGCCGCCTTCGTGGTCTCGCGTTTTCAGAATAGCATCAGCCAGATGTCGCTCCTGGCAGTGTTCATGCCCATGGTGGCGGGCGAAGGCGGTAATGCTGCGACTCAGACTTTGGCAGTCGTTGTCCGCGGCCTCGCAGCCGGCGACTTGACTTGGCCAGAAGCCCTGAAGGTTATCAAGCGCGAAGCGCTGGCGGGCTTCGTGAATGGCCTGATCGTCGGCGCAGTCGCGGCTGTCGTGGCCGTTCTCTTTCACGCGCCGCTGCTCTTGGCTTTGGTCCTGGCGCTCGCCATGATCGTGAATCTGTTCGTGGCCGGACTTTTCGGAGCCGCCGTCCCGTTTCTCTTGAAGAAGATCGGTATCGATCCGGCTATCGCCAGTTCGATTTTCGTGACCACGGCGACTGACGTATTCGGTTTCTTGGTTTTCTTGGGTCTGGGTACTTGGTTGCTTCTCTAA
- a CDS encoding glycogen/starch synthase yields MAKKILFLSAEVAPFVKVGGLSQVMYFLPRALRRNGLDVRIFTPKYGTSKLADAAGKKLELQSDVQNLAVRSDDAESEKPLLCNVLALRERGADAPVYFLENREYYELRENVFGYIDDPTRFALLSRSCLEWLRIQKERLARGDKNAWWPDIVHCHDWHASYFIEMARRHPDYRELMKNTCIVLTVHNFRYQGVYDFRFMREEEKDDGEKPLAPIRSKELAGQNILLRGIRYADAVTTVSPTHAREILTPEYSEGLLAVLAQNQQKLHGILNGLDTEEFDPAVDKRIAKIYSSYTYFRRKEANKTDLQKAFGLPIDPNVPVIAFSGRLTSQKGIDLILEAAPRVFEARPDAQLVVLGTGDEQFRQGFTELKKHFPNNLGLHLFSNFELPRKIFAGADLMLIPSSFEPGGIIALEALRYGCVPLVRRTGGLNDIVTDFDPNSGEGNGFSFRERSAWALFGAIIEALAIHRQSTQWHRLVRNAMASVVTWDDAAEEYENWYERICTGRRPPLALTDRFSKILGKIFKADS; encoded by the coding sequence ATGGCGAAAAAAATACTCTTTCTCTCGGCTGAAGTGGCCCCGTTCGTCAAGGTCGGCGGCCTGTCCCAGGTGATGTATTTCCTGCCGCGGGCGCTGCGGCGCAACGGCCTGGACGTGCGGATCTTCACGCCGAAGTACGGCACGAGCAAACTGGCCGACGCGGCCGGCAAAAAACTGGAGCTCCAAAGCGACGTCCAAAATCTGGCCGTCCGCTCGGATGATGCCGAGTCGGAAAAGCCGCTGCTCTGCAACGTGCTGGCGCTCAGGGAACGCGGCGCCGACGCCCCGGTCTATTTTCTCGAGAATCGCGAATACTACGAACTTCGCGAGAACGTTTTCGGTTACATCGATGATCCGACGCGTTTTGCGCTGCTTTCGCGCAGCTGCCTGGAATGGCTGCGAATCCAGAAAGAACGGCTCGCGCGCGGCGACAAGAACGCCTGGTGGCCGGATATCGTCCATTGCCACGACTGGCACGCGAGCTACTTCATCGAAATGGCCCGGCGCCATCCGGATTATCGGGAACTGATGAAAAACACCTGCATCGTCCTAACGGTGCATAATTTCCGCTACCAGGGCGTCTACGATTTCCGCTTCATGCGCGAGGAAGAGAAGGACGACGGCGAAAAACCGCTCGCGCCGATCAGATCCAAGGAACTGGCCGGCCAGAACATCCTGCTGCGCGGCATCCGATACGCCGACGCGGTCACGACCGTGAGTCCGACTCACGCCCGCGAGATCCTGACGCCGGAGTACTCCGAAGGCCTGCTGGCGGTCCTCGCGCAGAACCAACAGAAGCTGCACGGCATCCTGAACGGCTTGGATACCGAAGAATTCGATCCGGCGGTCGACAAGCGCATCGCCAAGATCTACAGCAGCTACACGTATTTCCGCCGCAAAGAAGCCAACAAGACAGATCTGCAGAAAGCCTTCGGCCTGCCAATCGATCCGAACGTCCCAGTCATCGCTTTCAGCGGCCGCTTGACCTCGCAAAAAGGCATCGATCTGATCCTCGAAGCCGCGCCGCGCGTCTTTGAAGCCCGCCCCGACGCCCAACTCGTGGTGCTCGGCACCGGCGATGAACAGTTCCGGCAGGGTTTCACCGAACTCAAGAAACATTTCCCTAACAACCTCGGCCTGCACCTGTTCTCGAATTTCGAACTGCCGCGCAAGATCTTTGCCGGAGCCGACCTGATGCTCATCCCGAGCTCTTTCGAGCCCGGCGGTATCATCGCTCTTGAGGCGCTGCGCTACGGCTGCGTGCCGCTGGTGCGGCGGACCGGCGGACTGAACGACATCGTCACTGACTTCGATCCGAATTCCGGCGAGGGCAACGGCTTCTCTTTCCGCGAACGATCGGCCTGGGCGCTGTTCGGAGCCATCATCGAAGCGCTGGCCATCCATCGCCAGTCGACGCAGTGGCATCGCCTGGTCAGGAACGCCATGGCGAGCGTCGTGACCTGGGACGACGCGGCGGAAGAATACGAGAACTGGTATGAGCGCATTTGCACCGGCCGCCGGCCGCCACTGGCGCTGACCGACCGTTTCAGCAAGATACTCGGCAAGATCTTCAAGGCCGACAGCTGA
- a CDS encoding ABC transporter permease gives MNPLDLLQEIYASLVVNKVRSGLTILGIVIGIGSVIAMVSIGQGVQGSIESRIQSIGSNLILVTPGFQRGAGMEVRSGRGSATTLTQADADAIKREIAQAQAVAPEVSQRYQIAAKGTNTNTQVVGTVPDYAIVRSIEVEDGSFITEQHVQSYSKVAVIGPTTRDDLFGEGGESIGKMIRINKVEFKVIGVTAAKGGTGFGSQDDMIYVPLSAAQRFLGGGDYVTQISIQAPDQASMADLQTQVTDLLLARHNISDPTLADFSIMNQADIVATASSVTNTFTLLLAAIAGISLLVGGIGIMNMMLTNVTERTREIGLRKAIGAKRGAISAQFLAESVTLTFLGGLFGVFFGWLLSILIAKFGGLTTTITFQSVALAFGVSAAIGIIFGFYPARRAAGLNAIVALRYE, from the coding sequence ATGAACCCGCTTGATCTGTTACAGGAGATCTACGCGTCGCTCGTCGTCAACAAGGTCCGTTCCGGGCTCACGATCCTCGGCATCGTCATCGGCATCGGGTCGGTCATCGCCATGGTCTCGATCGGCCAGGGCGTGCAAGGTTCCATCGAAAGCCGCATCCAGTCCATCGGTTCCAATCTGATCCTGGTGACGCCGGGCTTCCAGCGCGGCGCCGGCATGGAAGTGAGATCGGGCCGCGGTTCGGCCACGACGCTCACGCAGGCGGACGCGGACGCCATCAAACGTGAGATCGCCCAGGCTCAGGCGGTGGCGCCGGAGGTTTCGCAGCGCTATCAGATCGCGGCCAAGGGCACGAACACCAACACCCAGGTCGTCGGCACGGTCCCGGATTACGCGATCGTCCGCAGTATCGAGGTCGAAGACGGTTCGTTCATCACCGAGCAGCACGTCCAGAGCTACTCCAAAGTGGCGGTCATCGGCCCGACGACCAGGGACGATCTCTTCGGCGAGGGCGGGGAGTCCATCGGCAAGATGATCCGGATCAACAAGGTCGAGTTCAAGGTCATCGGCGTGACGGCGGCCAAGGGCGGCACAGGCTTCGGCAGCCAGGATGACATGATCTATGTGCCGCTTTCCGCCGCGCAACGTTTCTTGGGCGGCGGAGATTACGTGACCCAGATCAGCATCCAGGCTCCGGACCAGGCGTCGATGGCGGACCTTCAGACCCAGGTTACCGACCTGCTGCTGGCGCGCCACAATATTTCCGACCCGACGCTCGCCGACTTCAGCATCATGAACCAGGCGGACATCGTGGCCACGGCCTCTTCGGTGACCAACACATTCACGTTACTGCTCGCGGCCATCGCCGGAATCTCGCTCCTCGTCGGCGGCATCGGCATCATGAACATGATGCTCACGAACGTCACTGAACGGACCCGCGAGATCGGCCTCAGGAAAGCGATCGGCGCCAAGCGCGGGGCCATCAGCGCCCAATTCCTGGCCGAATCCGTGACCCTGACGTTCCTGGGCGGCTTGTTCGGAGTGTTCTTCGGCTGGCTGCTCTCGATCCTGATCGCCAAGTTCGGCGGCCTGACCACCACGATCACTTTCCAGTCAGTGGCGTTGGCTTTCGGGGTTTCGGCGGCCATCGGCATCATCTTCGGTTTTTATCCGGCTCGCCGCGCGGCGGGACTCAACGCCATCGTGGCCCTGCGCTACGAATAA
- a CDS encoding ABC transporter ATP-binding protein: MALIECDKICKAYVSGDVDTQVLKNVTFQVEAGEFVAIMGPSGSGKSTLMHILGALDSPTSGTYKLNGRDVSKQTDDELAEIRRDQIGFVFQSFNLLPRATVLRNVILPLIYAGVPRSERRTRAAKALSAAGLPEDRWHHLSNQLSGGQMQRVAIARALVNNPSIIFADEPTGNLDTKTGDIVLDTFQKLNRDGHHTIILITHEPYVAEHADRIITIQDGRIIKDTANPKGPLSHIHRAV; encoded by the coding sequence ATGGCCCTCATCGAATGCGACAAGATCTGTAAGGCCTACGTTTCCGGCGATGTCGATACTCAGGTCCTGAAAAACGTCACTTTCCAAGTGGAGGCCGGCGAGTTCGTGGCCATCATGGGTCCTTCCGGTTCCGGCAAATCGACCCTGATGCATATCCTGGGTGCGCTCGACAGCCCCACTTCCGGGACCTATAAACTGAACGGACGCGACGTCTCGAAACAGACCGACGATGAACTGGCCGAGATCCGCCGCGATCAGATCGGCTTCGTCTTCCAGTCGTTCAATCTGTTGCCGCGGGCGACGGTGCTCAGGAACGTTATTTTGCCGCTCATTTATGCCGGCGTGCCTCGGTCCGAGCGCCGGACGCGGGCAGCCAAGGCGCTGAGTGCGGCCGGACTGCCGGAAGACCGCTGGCATCATCTGTCGAACCAGTTGTCCGGCGGTCAGATGCAGCGCGTCGCCATCGCGCGGGCGCTCGTGAACAATCCCAGCATCATTTTCGCCGATGAACCCACCGGGAATCTGGATACCAAGACCGGCGACATCGTCCTGGATACTTTTCAGAAATTGAATCGCGACGGCCATCACACCATCATCCTGATCACCCACGAACCTTACGTTGCCGAACATGCCGACCGGATCATCACTATCCAGGACGGGCGTATCATCAAGGATACGGCCAACCCCAAAGGACCTTTAAGCCATATCCACCGCGCCGTATGA